A part of Marinobacter psychrophilus genomic DNA contains:
- a CDS encoding J domain-containing protein, which produces MLLVLLITVMTVVAWAWLRNQPPSQQKPAIVKLVVIAAVVTVVLMAITGRLPILFAMMAFLFPLLRRVLPSLLMGRLSGLMGSSQAKAQPGNQSHVSSDIFKMTLDHDSGDMTGEILKGAMAGRVLADLAESEFIGLLQYCRDQDEDSARLLETYLDRRFGDSWRTDDPAGDDSAQNGEQDSERERSTSNGTLTDSEALDILGLVAGANRDEIVQAHRRMMQKMHPDRGGSNYLAARVNEAKERLLS; this is translated from the coding sequence GTGCTATTAGTGCTTTTGATTACTGTGATGACCGTTGTTGCCTGGGCCTGGCTGCGTAACCAGCCGCCTAGCCAGCAGAAACCGGCTATTGTCAAGCTGGTGGTAATTGCCGCTGTTGTGACGGTGGTCCTAATGGCTATTACCGGTCGCCTACCCATTTTGTTTGCGATGATGGCTTTTCTTTTCCCCCTGCTACGCCGGGTGCTACCTTCGCTGTTGATGGGGCGTCTGTCGGGCTTGATGGGAAGCAGCCAGGCAAAGGCACAGCCGGGCAACCAATCCCACGTTTCCAGCGATATCTTCAAAATGACTCTGGACCACGACTCCGGAGATATGACCGGTGAAATATTGAAAGGCGCCATGGCCGGGCGCGTGCTGGCGGATTTGGCCGAGAGTGAGTTCATCGGGTTGCTGCAGTACTGCCGGGATCAAGATGAGGATTCTGCCCGACTTTTAGAAACCTATTTAGACCGCCGCTTCGGAGACTCCTGGCGCACTGACGATCCGGCTGGCGATGACAGTGCCCAAAACGGTGAACAAGACAGCGAACGCGAGAGGTCGACCAGCAACGGCACCCTGACCGACAGTGAGGCTTTGGACATTCTGGGATTGGTGGCCGGTGCCAACCGGGACGAGATTGTGCAGGCTCATCGTAGAATGATGCAGAAAATGCACCCGGACCGTGGCGGAAGTAACTACCTTGCTGCTCGTGTTAACGAAGCCAAAGAGCGTCTTTTGAGTTGA
- a CDS encoding CoA transferase subunit A has product MKKNQTLENAIAAIPSGAVVMVGGFGNPGTPFSLINELVRQGQSDLTLIKNDANEPGHGLSRLMENGQVRKLITTHIGLNKRVIDLMNKGVLEVEFHPQGMLAEKIRTAGAGSFGFLTDIGIDSEITRSEDLLDWQGQTYKVEMALSADYALIHAAQADWLGNLLYRGSAINFSPLMAMAANHVIVETPDLGAPGRFKPEQVHTPGAFVDSVVPLESLTSDYGILEHHVRR; this is encoded by the coding sequence ATGAAAAAAAACCAGACCCTGGAAAACGCCATCGCCGCCATACCCTCCGGGGCTGTGGTCATGGTGGGTGGCTTTGGCAATCCGGGCACGCCTTTCAGCCTGATCAACGAGCTGGTGCGTCAGGGACAGAGCGACCTGACGCTTATCAAGAACGATGCCAATGAACCCGGCCATGGCTTGAGCCGGTTGATGGAGAACGGCCAGGTGCGCAAGCTGATTACCACGCACATCGGCCTGAACAAACGCGTGATTGATCTGATGAACAAGGGCGTACTCGAGGTCGAGTTTCATCCCCAGGGCATGCTGGCCGAAAAGATTCGTACCGCCGGTGCCGGCAGCTTTGGTTTTCTCACCGACATTGGCATCGATTCTGAAATTACCCGGTCTGAAGATCTGCTCGACTGGCAAGGTCAGACCTACAAGGTCGAGATGGCGTTGTCGGCTGACTATGCGCTCATCCATGCCGCACAGGCTGACTGGCTCGGCAATCTGCTTTATCGGGGCTCGGCTATCAACTTCAGCCCGCTGATGGCCATGGCTGCGAACCACGTCATTGTCGAGACGCCGGATCTCGGGGCGCCGGGCCGATTCAAGCCTGAGCAGGTGCATACGCCGGGTGCTTTTGTCGACAGCGTTGTACCGCTTGAATCACTCACCTCTGACTACGGAATTCTGGAACATCATGTCCGCCGCTGA
- a CDS encoding HAD-IIB family hydrolase, producing the protein MLNDFEFGNADILFTDVDDTLTTAGQLLPETYLAICRLAAAGIRVIPVTGGCAGWCDQIIRTWPVTAVIGEGGAFYAERTAPMTVRWHYWDNESSHREDQARILAAVASLKLDFEPKLAGDQAFRTVDVAVDYNQQESLNVQQVAQIHDALKAQGFNVRESSIHINIWQGDFDKSTMAMRVGRDLLGLNPQALRQRSVFIGDAPNDECMFGNFPLSIGVANIRKHLPVMTHQPVAIASQPSGLGFAEMADAWLQQRTASGLSQADTRRA; encoded by the coding sequence ATGTTGAATGATTTTGAGTTTGGTAACGCGGATATTCTGTTTACCGATGTGGACGATACGCTGACCACTGCCGGCCAACTGCTGCCCGAGACCTATCTTGCGATTTGTCGCCTCGCGGCGGCAGGCATTCGAGTGATTCCAGTCACCGGAGGCTGTGCCGGCTGGTGTGACCAGATCATTCGAACCTGGCCGGTAACAGCCGTGATTGGTGAAGGCGGTGCCTTTTACGCAGAACGCACCGCACCCATGACCGTTCGCTGGCACTACTGGGATAATGAATCATCACACCGTGAAGACCAGGCTCGCATATTGGCGGCTGTTGCCTCGTTGAAGCTAGACTTTGAACCGAAACTGGCCGGCGACCAGGCCTTTCGCACTGTTGATGTGGCGGTGGATTATAACCAGCAAGAGTCTTTAAATGTGCAGCAGGTGGCACAAATTCACGACGCGCTTAAAGCACAGGGATTTAATGTTCGGGAAAGCTCAATTCATATCAACATCTGGCAGGGAGACTTCGATAAATCCACCATGGCGATGCGGGTAGGCCGTGATTTACTGGGCCTGAATCCGCAGGCATTGCGGCAGCGCTCTGTGTTTATTGGAGATGCGCCCAATGACGAATGTATGTTCGGCAACTTCCCGCTGAGTATCGGTGTGGCAAACATTCGCAAGCACCTGCCAGTCATGACCCACCAGCCAGTCGCGATCGCCAGCCAGCCTTCCGGGCTGGGATTTGCTGAAATGGCAGATGCCTGGCTGCAGCAACGCACTGCGTCTGGGCTAAGCCAGGCTGACACTCGCCGCGCATAG
- a CDS encoding DNA-3-methyladenine glycosylase I, with protein MAHDRISATIEGPDGKPRCRWCGSVAELRVYHDTEWGFPVGDDFRLFEKLSLEGFQSGLSWRTILAKRENFRTAFHHFDFNKIAGFDECSVERLMMDEGIIRHRGKIEAVINNARLAKNLVEQGSSLAAFVWRYEPDAKPPADLQTVSTSAESIALSKALRKLGWRFIGPTTAYAFMQSMGLINDHAAGCVIRASVEQARQCFTLRHTQ; from the coding sequence ATGGCGCATGACCGTATAAGTGCGACGATAGAAGGGCCTGACGGAAAACCCCGTTGCCGTTGGTGCGGCAGCGTAGCGGAGTTGCGTGTTTATCACGACACCGAGTGGGGATTTCCGGTGGGTGATGACTTTCGCTTGTTTGAGAAGCTGAGTCTTGAAGGCTTTCAGTCCGGATTGAGTTGGCGCACCATTTTGGCGAAGCGCGAGAACTTCCGTACCGCCTTTCATCATTTTGATTTCAACAAAATCGCGGGCTTCGATGAGTGCAGTGTCGAACGTTTAATGATGGATGAGGGCATTATCCGGCATCGAGGCAAGATTGAGGCGGTGATCAACAATGCGCGACTGGCTAAAAATCTCGTCGAGCAGGGGAGTTCCCTGGCAGCTTTCGTATGGCGCTATGAGCCCGATGCAAAGCCGCCCGCGGACCTTCAGACAGTATCAACTTCCGCGGAATCCATTGCCTTGTCGAAGGCGCTTAGGAAGCTGGGATGGCGGTTCATCGGGCCAACCACGGCTTACGCTTTTATGCAGTCGATGGGATTGATCAACGACCACGCCGCGGGTTGCGTCATTCGGGCCAGCGTAGAGCAAGCGCGCCAATGTTTTACCCTTCGCCACACTCAATGA
- the phnC gene encoding phosphonate ABC transporter ATP-binding protein: protein MLEITNLVKRYGQNDPVLKGLDLTVDGSSVVSIVGASGAGKSTLLRCINRLVEPTSGSIKLNGHELVNLRGSALRHSRRRIGMVFQGFNLIDRLTVMENVLSGRLGYVSFFQALTRRFPQTDIDRAFSLMERVGIAQYADKRADQLSGGERQRVAVVRALMQEPEILLADEPTASLDPKTSQQIMSLLQSLASEMSLPVLINIHNVTQARMYTDRIVGMRHGQMIFDGEPKDFNQDALDAIYGGIESPEEDGEDSGKKASQDQEASA from the coding sequence ATGTTAGAGATTACCAACCTCGTCAAGCGATACGGGCAGAACGACCCCGTGCTCAAAGGTCTTGATTTGACGGTCGATGGCAGCAGTGTTGTTTCCATTGTTGGCGCTTCAGGTGCCGGGAAAAGCACCCTGTTGCGCTGCATCAACCGGTTGGTCGAACCGACATCGGGTTCGATCAAGCTAAACGGCCACGAGTTGGTCAATCTTCGCGGAAGTGCATTGCGTCATTCTCGCCGACGCATCGGTATGGTCTTTCAGGGTTTTAACCTGATTGATCGTTTAACGGTTATGGAGAACGTGCTGTCCGGGCGCTTGGGTTACGTGTCTTTTTTCCAGGCGTTAACCCGCCGCTTTCCGCAAACTGACATCGATCGTGCCTTCAGCTTGATGGAGCGTGTGGGTATTGCCCAATACGCCGACAAACGCGCAGACCAGCTATCGGGTGGCGAGCGGCAGCGTGTTGCAGTGGTTCGTGCGCTGATGCAGGAGCCGGAGATTTTGCTGGCCGACGAGCCAACCGCCTCGCTAGACCCAAAAACGTCGCAGCAAATCATGAGTTTGTTGCAAAGCCTGGCGAGTGAAATGTCACTGCCGGTGTTGATCAACATTCACAACGTGACCCAGGCGCGAATGTATACAGACCGCATTGTGGGTATGCGCCACGGCCAGATGATTTTTGACGGTGAGCCCAAAGATTTCAACCAGGATGCGCTAGACGCCATATACGGTGGTATCGAATCACCGGAAGAAGATGGTGAGGACTCAGGAAAGAAAGCATCTCAGGATCAGGAGGCTTCGGCATGA
- a CDS encoding LysR family transcriptional regulator, translating into MSDINLNSLKSLLIFKTLYETGTATKTAKDLGITQSGVSRSLAQLEENIGIPLFMRHKKRLIVLPEADELYSEILGLLSNLENMKHSIVALREFGASRIRIASAPALGFAYVPKIIARILRDNPKYNVYLDIMPSPEVVRAVEAGYFDVGFVTLPVNSQALVVDELISTEAVCLMPKNHSLAKASVITIEDLKGQHLVIPNQPNLAADQLLLELSQKNIHIAGKTEANIAAIYSLVANGVGITLINPITAYDHQVTRDDLLIKPFKPAFNYHFGLAYKQKWTNNRLIGLLKEMLPELPDHLLAKCTDS; encoded by the coding sequence ATGAGCGATATAAATCTTAACTCTCTGAAGTCTTTGCTCATTTTTAAAACGCTGTATGAGACTGGCACCGCCACAAAGACCGCCAAGGATTTGGGCATTACCCAGTCTGGCGTCAGTCGATCTCTGGCACAGTTGGAAGAAAATATTGGAATTCCGCTGTTCATGCGGCACAAAAAGCGGCTGATCGTTCTGCCTGAGGCCGATGAGCTCTATAGTGAGATTCTTGGTTTGCTGAGCAACCTGGAGAACATGAAGCACAGCATTGTGGCACTGCGTGAATTTGGCGCTTCGCGCATACGCATTGCCTCAGCACCGGCTTTGGGTTTTGCCTATGTCCCCAAAATCATCGCCCGCATTCTGCGTGACAACCCCAAGTACAACGTCTACCTGGACATCATGCCCAGCCCGGAAGTGGTTCGTGCGGTTGAAGCGGGTTATTTCGATGTCGGATTCGTGACTCTGCCGGTGAACAGCCAGGCACTGGTGGTTGATGAGTTGATCTCAACCGAAGCCGTGTGTCTGATGCCTAAAAACCACAGTCTGGCCAAAGCCAGTGTGATCACAATAGAAGATCTGAAAGGCCAGCATCTGGTCATTCCCAACCAGCCCAACCTGGCAGCCGACCAGCTCCTACTGGAACTGTCGCAGAAAAACATTCACATTGCTGGCAAAACCGAAGCCAACATCGCTGCCATTTACTCGCTGGTCGCCAACGGTGTCGGCATCACCCTGATCAACCCCATCACAGCCTACGACCACCAGGTAACCCGCGATGACCTACTGATCAAGCCGTTCAAGCCCGCCTTTAACTATCATTTTGGACTGGCGTATAAACAAAAATGGACGAACAACCGATTAATCGGTTTGCTCAAAGAAATGCTCCCGGAGTTGCCGGATCACCTCTTGGCTAAATGCACCGACTCCTGA
- a CDS encoding 3-oxoacid CoA-transferase subunit B: protein MSAAERILSRAVSEIIPGSLVNLGIGLPTQVIHYLPDDFDVQIHSENGILGAWKQSAPEVMDPFLIDAAGAYVSVRKGASLFDSAVSFAIIRRARLDLTMIGAFEVDALGNLANWKIPGKFSPGIGGAMELAQKTKRIVVLTTHTDKQGRPKILKNCRLPLTAKTCVNRIISDLAVMDVTAQGLVVREKLVQISDADLQAQTEAELTFATRKAES from the coding sequence ATGTCCGCCGCTGAACGCATTTTGAGTCGGGCGGTGAGTGAAATCATCCCGGGTAGCCTTGTCAATCTGGGCATTGGTTTGCCAACGCAGGTTATCCATTACCTGCCGGATGACTTCGATGTACAGATTCATTCGGAGAATGGCATTCTCGGCGCCTGGAAGCAGAGTGCTCCCGAGGTAATGGACCCCTTCCTCATTGACGCCGCCGGCGCTTATGTTTCCGTTCGGAAAGGCGCCAGCCTGTTCGACAGCGCTGTCTCTTTCGCAATCATTCGTCGCGCCCGGCTAGATCTAACCATGATTGGTGCCTTCGAAGTCGACGCGCTCGGCAACCTGGCCAACTGGAAAATTCCGGGCAAGTTTTCGCCCGGAATTGGGGGTGCCATGGAACTGGCCCAAAAGACGAAACGCATCGTTGTGTTGACGACCCATACCGACAAACAGGGGCGACCCAAGATCCTTAAAAATTGCCGGCTGCCGCTGACGGCCAAAACCTGTGTCAACCGCATAATTTCCGACCTGGCGGTAATGGACGTCACTGCGCAAGGCTTGGTGGTGCGTGAAAAGCTGGTCCAGATAAGTGACGCTGATTTGCAGGCCCAAACGGAAGCGGAGCTGACGTTTGCTACAAGGAAGGCCGAGTCATGA
- the phnE gene encoding phosphonate ABC transporter, permease protein PhnE, with translation MVDHAAKLKDHVWSRYDRKEQLIRYGIYLATLVAVVWAIKDIDIFWPWVWDAPNQIQSLGSRMWPPEFSRWDAIFNAMLETVHIATLSTMLTIFIALPVSYIAAQNTTPNKATLWLGRFILVSSRSVNTIIWALLFVAIFGPGVLAGILAVMFRSIGFIGKLMGEAIEEIDRNPVEAMQATGASKMKVVLYAIVPQVMPAFFAIIILRWDINIRESTVLGLVGAGGIGVLLQGSIDLFAWQTVATILLAIIVLVILGEAITSVLRKKVI, from the coding sequence ATGGTAGATCATGCTGCAAAACTGAAAGACCACGTCTGGTCACGCTATGACCGAAAAGAGCAGTTGATCCGCTACGGGATCTACCTGGCGACTTTGGTGGCCGTTGTCTGGGCGATAAAAGACATCGATATTTTCTGGCCCTGGGTGTGGGACGCTCCTAATCAGATACAAAGCCTGGGGTCACGCATGTGGCCGCCGGAATTCAGTCGGTGGGATGCGATTTTCAATGCCATGTTGGAAACCGTTCATATTGCTACGCTGTCGACCATGCTGACGATATTCATCGCCTTACCGGTGTCCTATATTGCAGCGCAGAATACAACGCCGAACAAGGCAACGCTGTGGCTTGGCCGGTTTATTCTGGTATCCAGCCGTTCAGTAAACACCATTATATGGGCACTGCTGTTTGTGGCGATTTTTGGCCCCGGCGTGCTGGCCGGCATTCTGGCGGTTATGTTCCGGTCCATCGGGTTCATTGGCAAGCTGATGGGCGAAGCCATTGAAGAGATTGATCGCAACCCGGTAGAAGCCATGCAGGCAACGGGCGCCAGTAAAATGAAGGTGGTGCTTTACGCGATTGTGCCTCAGGTAATGCCGGCATTTTTTGCCATCATTATTCTGCGCTGGGACATCAATATCCGTGAATCTACCGTTTTGGGCCTGGTGGGCGCCGGCGGTATCGGAGTGTTGCTGCAGGGGTCGATCGACCTGTTTGCCTGGCAGACAGTTGCCACAATCCTGTTGGCCATCATTGTTCTTGTTATTCTGGGCGAAGCCATTACCAGTGTCCTACGCAAAAAAGTAATCTGA
- the phnE gene encoding phosphonate ABC transporter, permease protein PhnE, whose amino-acid sequence MTRVKTGADTPSGRVWKKPPFIANPWVRYGLIAIALTYLYWAFSTLPFNWERVSEGLPRAARIFGGAFPPSFERGSLLWTGFKESFQIAFLATLMGVGLSLPIAVMAAKNVAPLPIYLLGRALIVISRSFHPVIVAILFVAAVGFGPLAGILTLTLYSIGFVAKLLAEEIEEIDWGQVEAMRSVGAGYFKILVFGVFPQIMPRQIGLSMYQLDSNLRASAVVGIVGAGGIGGTLMNAFGRYDYDFAFAILLMIIAIILISEGFSGWVRKKVW is encoded by the coding sequence ATGACACGCGTCAAAACCGGAGCCGACACCCCGTCAGGCAGGGTCTGGAAAAAGCCACCGTTCATAGCAAACCCCTGGGTTCGCTATGGTTTGATCGCCATAGCCCTGACCTACCTATACTGGGCATTTTCAACCTTGCCGTTCAATTGGGAGCGGGTTTCCGAGGGGTTGCCCCGTGCCGCTCGAATTTTCGGTGGCGCTTTTCCGCCCAGTTTCGAGCGTGGAAGTTTGTTATGGACCGGGTTCAAGGAAAGTTTCCAGATTGCCTTTCTGGCAACCCTGATGGGTGTTGGTCTGTCGCTGCCCATCGCGGTGATGGCCGCTAAAAATGTGGCGCCCTTGCCTATTTATCTGTTGGGACGTGCGCTGATTGTTATATCCCGCAGCTTTCATCCGGTTATCGTGGCCATTCTTTTTGTCGCCGCGGTCGGTTTTGGCCCGCTGGCAGGCATTCTCACCCTAACCCTGTATTCCATCGGCTTTGTGGCCAAGTTATTGGCTGAGGAAATCGAAGAGATCGACTGGGGTCAGGTTGAAGCTATGCGCTCGGTGGGTGCCGGTTATTTTAAAATACTGGTCTTTGGGGTTTTTCCACAGATTATGCCACGCCAGATAGGTCTGTCTATGTACCAGCTGGACAGCAACCTTCGCGCTTCGGCGGTGGTCGGTATTGTAGGTGCAGGCGGTATTGGTGGCACGCTGATGAACGCCTTTGGACGCTACGACTACGATTTCGCATTTGCCATTCTGCTGATGATCATCGCGATCATTTTGATCAGTGAAGGGTTCAGCGGATGGGTGAGGAAAAAAGTATGGTAG
- a CDS encoding aminotransferase family protein, whose product MSNNALFYLTSNDMPLVSHADGIYIWDTTGQRYIDACSGAITCNVGHNHPTVKRAMVEQLDKVAFSYRTQFESQVALDLANRLVGLTDGELDKVFFVGSGSEAVESAIKLAVQYFVAQGQSERCKFVSLRPSYHGSTMGALGLTGYEPLEAPYRSITISSVKVPSPDLYRFQETSVEEHIASVLEQTENAILAAGPETIAALALEPVGGASTGGRMVTKAYMEGLRALCDRYGFLFIMDEVLSGMGRTGAWFAYQHFGVVPDILALAKGLGSGYYPIAAMMARQELVNEVNRSGGFMHGHTYAGNPLACATGLAVIGVMDSEQLVNNAVEQGAYLRQQLDQLALKYDCIGNVRGIGLLQGVELVQDKASQQPFPASFNAFEKLTALAKARGLLIYPRRCLNGLEGDHVLITPPLTVTAADIDDIIALLDDSLAAFEQVSLRQEVCS is encoded by the coding sequence ATGTCCAACAATGCTTTGTTTTACCTGACCAGTAATGACATGCCACTTGTCAGCCATGCCGATGGTATCTATATCTGGGACACCACAGGTCAGCGTTACATCGATGCCTGCTCTGGTGCCATCACCTGTAATGTTGGTCACAACCACCCCACCGTAAAACGCGCCATGGTTGAGCAACTTGATAAGGTCGCTTTCAGCTATCGCACCCAGTTCGAAAGCCAGGTCGCGCTGGACCTGGCAAACCGCCTGGTCGGTCTGACTGACGGTGAGCTGGATAAAGTCTTCTTTGTCGGCAGTGGTTCAGAAGCGGTCGAGAGCGCGATCAAACTGGCGGTCCAGTATTTTGTTGCTCAAGGGCAGTCAGAGCGTTGCAAGTTTGTGTCGCTGCGCCCTTCGTATCATGGCAGTACCATGGGCGCACTGGGGTTAACGGGATACGAACCCCTGGAGGCACCGTATCGCTCGATCACTATTAGCTCGGTCAAGGTGCCCTCGCCAGACTTGTACCGTTTCCAGGAAACCAGTGTTGAAGAACACATTGCATCGGTTCTGGAACAGACCGAAAACGCCATTCTGGCCGCAGGCCCGGAGACAATTGCGGCCCTTGCGCTGGAGCCGGTTGGCGGTGCCAGCACCGGAGGGCGCATGGTCACCAAAGCGTATATGGAAGGGTTGCGGGCTTTGTGTGATCGCTATGGTTTTCTGTTCATCATGGACGAAGTGCTCAGCGGCATGGGTCGCACCGGCGCCTGGTTTGCCTACCAGCACTTTGGTGTGGTGCCTGACATTCTGGCGCTGGCCAAAGGGCTCGGTTCTGGTTACTACCCCATAGCGGCCATGATGGCGCGTCAGGAGCTGGTTAACGAGGTGAATCGCAGTGGCGGTTTCATGCACGGTCATACCTACGCCGGCAACCCTTTGGCTTGTGCCACGGGCCTTGCTGTCATTGGTGTAATGGACTCGGAGCAACTGGTCAACAATGCGGTAGAGCAGGGTGCCTATCTTCGTCAGCAGCTCGACCAACTGGCTCTCAAGTATGACTGTATTGGCAATGTGCGAGGCATCGGCTTGTTGCAGGGAGTGGAACTTGTGCAGGACAAGGCCAGCCAGCAGCCATTTCCGGCATCGTTCAATGCCTTCGAAAAGCTTACCGCCTTGGCTAAAGCCCGTGGCTTGCTTATTTATCCCAGGCGTTGCCTGAATGGTCTAGAGGGGGATCATGTGTTGATTACGCCGCCGCTGACCGTTACCGCTGCGGACATTGACGACATAATCGCCTTGCTGGATGACAGCTTGGCCGCCTTCGAGCAGGTGTCGCTGAGGCAGGAAGTCTGTTCATGA
- a CDS encoding DeoR/GlpR family DNA-binding transcription regulator, with the protein MGAKERQHSIIEWVHEQEHVEVDDIAKRFGVTTQTIRRDINKLCEQGLLRRRYGGVSLPASAAPNLIDELQVRNLRAKQRMAERVAADIPEGATVSLGVGSTIECVAHALIHHQSLKILTNNLRVAAALSVNPSIDVIVSGGQYRHKDQDVVGPEVTHFFSSFITDFGIISTGSMDLQHGLMDHDIREAEVSRAIIGNTRGRLLVADHSKWTLSSYCKVASFKYVDRLYTDVIPNQQRKGLPDSVSIIECGEG; encoded by the coding sequence ATGGGCGCCAAAGAGCGGCAACACAGCATAATTGAATGGGTGCACGAGCAGGAGCATGTCGAAGTTGACGACATTGCAAAGCGCTTTGGCGTTACCACTCAGACCATTCGTCGCGACATCAACAAGCTTTGCGAGCAAGGCTTGTTGCGCCGTCGTTACGGTGGCGTCAGTTTACCCGCCAGTGCTGCCCCTAATCTCATTGACGAACTGCAGGTGCGTAATTTACGGGCCAAACAGCGCATGGCCGAGCGTGTCGCAGCGGATATTCCGGAAGGGGCCACCGTCAGCCTTGGAGTAGGCAGCACCATTGAATGTGTTGCACACGCTCTGATTCATCACCAGTCACTCAAGATTTTAACCAACAACCTACGCGTGGCCGCTGCGCTTTCAGTGAATCCCAGTATCGACGTGATTGTGTCGGGCGGGCAGTACCGGCACAAAGACCAAGACGTTGTTGGGCCGGAAGTCACCCATTTCTTTAGCTCTTTCATCACCGACTTTGGCATCATCAGTACTGGCAGCATGGATCTTCAACATGGCCTGATGGATCACGATATCCGCGAAGCCGAAGTCAGCCGGGCCATTATAGGCAATACCCGGGGGCGTCTGTTGGTGGCTGATCACAGCAAATGGACTCTGAGTTCATACTGTAAAGTCGCCTCGTTCAAGTATGTTGATCGCCTGTACACCGACGTCATACCTAATCAGCAACGAAAAGGCCTACCGGACTCGGTAAGCATCATTGAGTGTGGCGAAGGGTAA
- the phnD gene encoding phosphate/phosphite/phosphonate ABC transporter substrate-binding protein, whose product MQDRFQWSISMNMQKKLFSSTLPSVTLAASALLFAFSSPALADCERGALDAMYCDANGDMVADLPADESEWVNPDTLIFAYTPVEDPAIYSDIWQPFIDHLAKVTGKEVRFFAVQSNSAQVEAMRSGRLHIAGFSTGPTPFAVNLAGAVPFALMGSDTGQFGYTLQVFTHSSSDIFEMKDLKGKRVAHTSPTSNSGNQAPRALFPELGIVPGEDYEISFSGSHDQSMLGVVARDYDAAPVASEVVERMAARGLYDVEDVRLVWESDRFPTTSYNHAHNLHPDLVEKVREAFYTFKFAGTELGDEFEGVETFIPITYKDNWRVIRTIQASNGVQYTPDNLQ is encoded by the coding sequence ATGCAGGACCGTTTCCAGTGGAGCATCTCGATGAATATGCAGAAAAAGTTGTTTTCCAGCACCTTGCCGTCCGTCACCCTGGCGGCCTCGGCTTTACTGTTTGCTTTCAGCAGCCCGGCTCTGGCGGACTGTGAACGAGGCGCACTCGACGCCATGTACTGCGATGCAAACGGCGACATGGTCGCCGACTTGCCAGCGGATGAGTCAGAGTGGGTTAATCCCGATACCTTGATTTTTGCCTACACGCCTGTTGAAGATCCGGCCATTTATTCGGATATCTGGCAGCCATTCATTGATCACCTGGCAAAAGTGACCGGTAAAGAAGTTCGTTTCTTCGCAGTACAATCTAATTCTGCCCAAGTAGAAGCCATGCGCAGTGGGCGCCTGCACATTGCCGGCTTTTCCACGGGCCCAACACCTTTCGCCGTTAACCTTGCCGGTGCAGTTCCCTTTGCGCTGATGGGTTCAGACACGGGTCAATTTGGCTATACCTTGCAGGTTTTCACCCACAGCAGTTCTGACATTTTTGAAATGAAAGACCTCAAAGGCAAGCGGGTTGCGCACACATCACCCACCTCTAATTCCGGCAACCAGGCACCCAGAGCACTGTTTCCGGAGCTTGGAATAGTACCGGGTGAAGACTACGAAATTTCTTTTTCGGGCAGCCACGATCAATCCATGCTGGGTGTGGTCGCTCGCGACTACGATGCTGCTCCAGTTGCCTCAGAAGTGGTAGAACGTATGGCCGCTCGTGGGCTGTATGACGTAGAAGATGTGCGCTTGGTGTGGGAATCAGATCGTTTCCCGACAACGTCTTATAACCATGCTCACAACTTACACCCTGACCTGGTTGAAAAAGTTCGCGAGGCTTTCTACACCTTTAAATTCGCCGGCACCGAGCTGGGTGACGAGTTTGAAGGCGTCGAAACGTTCATTCCGATCACCTATAAGGACAACTGGCGCGTCATTCGCACCATTCAGGCGTCCAATGGCGTTCAGTACACCCCCGATAATCTTCAATAA